A region from the Arachis ipaensis cultivar K30076 chromosome B01, Araip1.1, whole genome shotgun sequence genome encodes:
- the LOC107623315 gene encoding proteasome subunit alpha type-6 has translation MSRGSGGGYDRHITIFSPEGRLFQVEYAFKAVKAAGITSIGVRGKDSVCVVTQKKVPDKLLDQTSVTHLFPITKYLGLLATGMTADARTLVQQARNEAAEFRFRYGYEMPVDILAKWIADKSQVYTQHAYMRPLGVVAMVLGIDDEFGPRLYKCDPAGHYFGHKATSAGLKDQEAINFLEKKMKSDPSFTYEETVQTAISALQSVLQEDFKATEIEVGVVQKENPEFRILSTEEIDEHLTAISERD, from the exons ATGAGTCGAGGGAGCGGAGGCGGATACGATCGCCACATCACTATTTTCTCCCCTGAGGGTCGTCTCTTCCAAGTTG AGTATGCTTTCAAGGCTGTTAAGGCTGCTGGGATCACCTCAATCGGTGTACGGGGAAAGGATTCAGTTTGTGTTGTTACTCAGAAGAAGGTTCCG GACAAGCTATTGGATCAGACAAGTGTTACACATCTGTTTCCCATCACCAAGTATCTTGGTTTACTGGCAACTGGAATGACAG CTGATGCTAGGACATTAGTTCAGCAAGCAAGAAATGAAGCTGCTGAGTTTCGGTTTAGATATGGATATGAGATGCCTGTGGACATATTGGCTAAATG GATTGCAGACAAATCTCAAGTCTATACTCAACATGCTTACATGAGACCACTTGGAGTAG TTGCCATGGTTTTGGGTATTGACGATGAATTTGGTCCCCGCCTTTACAAATGCGACCCAGCTGGTCATTACTTTGGTCACAAG GCCACAAGTGCTGGATTGAAGGACCAAGAGGCGattaatttcttggaaaagaagatGAAGAGTGACCCTTCATTTACTTATGAGGAGACTGTTCAG aCTGCGATCTCTGCTTTGCAATCAGTTCTTCAGGAGGATTTTAAGGCCACTGAGATTGAG GTTGGAGTTGTCCAAAAAGAGAATCCGGAATTCAGAATTTTATCGACGGAGGAGATCGACGAGCACTTGACTGCAATAAGTGAGCGCGACTGA
- the LOC107646029 gene encoding uncharacterized protein LOC107646029, with protein MEARYLWDEVGKKVIYKISIAVMSTGVRYETFVIGSDEDLQVLFHCRRSFSEVRIPELLAKLEDGVDNSGASAPNPQLTPAGGASTSMPVVAAAVPISLPEHAGAVHAYIDPVVPDFECDAGPDRVENALCDDDLDEEPVDIGGDSDDDIPRGTRSTHGGSGSGTQEYPPHLSSLNLEAIGQHQNVDATFNGQGMHDGTPLTEFQIGQSFQSKEEAVLSVKDYSIRRGVEYKVMESDNLKYQGRCKEFGNGCTWLIRIVKRKRKSTWEVRRYNGPHTCMATSISSDHKQLDYHVICAKIFPLVRADASVSIKVLQEATEATYGFRPSYRKVWLAKQKVVAQIYGDWEESYADLPRWILGVTSTMEGSVALLKTSPVRVGDQVDEDRVYFHRMFWTFPPCIEAFRHCKPLVSIDGTHLYGKYGGTLLLAIAQDGNSNIFPIAFALVEGENVESWSYFIWPPYDGPTMIPDPDMRRAREGRPRSTRIRNNMDDTDAGRPKRCGLCRQPGHTQGFALSEVLLAASRFIII; from the coding sequence ATGGAAGCTCGGTACCTGTGGGACGAAGtgggtaaaaaagttatttacaaGATTTCCATTGCCGTTATGTCAACTGGTGTGAGATATGAGACCTTCGTGATCGGGTCGGATGAAGACCTGCAGGTCTTGTTTCACTGCAGGCGTAGTTTTTCGGAGGTGAGGATACCTGAGCTGCTTGCAAAGTTGGAAGATGGTGTGGATAACTCTGGAGCATCGGCACCGAATCCTCAGTTGACCCCAGCCGGTGGTGCATCGACATCGATGCCTGTGGTAGCAGCGGCAGTTCCAATTTCTCTGCCCGAACATGCTGGGGCTGTTCATGCATATATTGATCCTGTTGTGCCTGATTTTGAATGTGATGCCGGACCGGATCGAGTTGAGAATGCACTGTGTGACGATGATTTGGATGAGGAGCCTGTCGATATTGGTGGGGACAGTGATGATGATATTCCAAGAGGTACACGTTCAACCCATGGAGGTTCCGGTTCTGGAACACAAGAGTACCCTCCCCACCTCTCTTCTTTGAACTTGGAAGCCATCGGCCAACACCAGAATGTAGATGCAACATTCAATGGGCAGGGGATGCATGATGGGACACCGCTGACTGAATTTCAGATTGGCCAATCATTCCAGAGTAAAGAGGAAGCCGTGTTGAGTGTAAAAGATTACAGTATTCGGCGTGGAGTTGAGTACAAGGTTATGGAGTCCGACAATCTGAAATACCAAGGGAGATGCAAGGAGTTTGGTAACGGGTGCACGTGGTTGATTCGGATAGTCAAGAGGAAAAGGAAGAGCACATGGGAAGTTAGGAGGTACAACGGTCCGCACACGTGTATGGCCACATCGATATCAAGCGACCACAAGCAACTTGATTATCATGTCATCTGTGCGAAAATCTTTCCATTGGTTAGAGCTGATGCGTCGGTGTCGATTAAGGTGTTGCAAGAGGCAACGGAGGCGACATATGGATTCAGGCCTAGTTATCGGAAGGTgtggttggcgaagcagaaggtAGTAGCGCAGATATATGgcgattgggaggagtcatatgCTGATTTGCCTCGGTGGATCCTTGGGGTCACATCCACGATGGAAGGTTCCGTTGCTCTACTGAAGACCTCCCCGGTTAGAGTGGGTGACCAAGTTGATGAAGATAGAGTCTACTTTCATCGGATGTTTTGGACATTCCCTCCGTGTATTGAGGCATTCCGCCACTGTAAGCCGCTCGTAAGCATCGACGGAACACACCTCTATGGCAAGTATGGCGGGACATTGTTGTTGGCGATCGCTCAGGATGGTAACTCGAATATTTTTCCTATTGCGTTTGCACTCGTGGAGGGGGAAAATGTAGAGTCTTGGTCATACTTTATTTGGCCACCATATGACGGGCCGACTATGATCCCCGACCCGGACATGAGAAGGGCAAGAGAAGGACGACCACGGTCCACCCGCATCCGCAACAACATGGACGATACTGACGCTGGCCGACCTAAGAGGTGTGGCCTGTGCAGGCAGCCCGGTCATACTCAAGGGTTTGCCCTCAGCGAGGTTCTACTAGCGGCATCTAGATTTATCATCATTTAG